A window of the Fusarium poae strain DAOMC 252244 chromosome 3, whole genome shotgun sequence genome harbors these coding sequences:
- a CDS encoding hypothetical protein (TransMembrane:2 (i135-156o162-184i)), whose amino-acid sequence MATCTTMESPQHMAIRELDLRTCHPSTVVDRVGAVPVLKTSAAFFTFLRANLVLHSAMVSATSTPQFGPSVPFSSFVAPSPSPLAASTPYFGLNDDEDIEPLSLEVLDKPQDKVEGMRLVADSIAQMRQRASLNLVFHPVCLAGLSAALASIYHFSGVSRDSGLGMTVSCGVIMSYLMGIRYLANGYISLAERLRWNWLRSDDGEEDTLLAARLNQDIIGTLVLRLEPNQTSNHRRRRSLSLRGGKGVIRAWTTNLNYRGKGVGKDLLQEAVRVTKEKCGKDAEIGFAQEHANSAMLLPGIFNAPFRRDEVRATRALDGILSNWDLIRKRR is encoded by the exons ATGGCGACCTGCACCACCATGGAGAGTCCCCAACACATGGCCATTCGGGAGCTTGACCTGAGGACCTGTCACCCAAGCACTGTGGTTGATAGAGTTGGTGCTGTTCCTGTTTTGAAGACAAGCGCTG CTTTCTTCACATTCCTGCGCGCCAACCTTGTCCTTCACTCGGCAATGGTTTCGGCCACCAGCACACCGCAATTTGGTCCATCTGtacctttctcttctttcgtcGCTCCATCGCCTTCTCCGCTTGCAGCTTCTACTCCATACTTTGGGCTCAATGACGACGAAGACATTGAACCGTTGTCTCTCGAGGTCCTTGACAAGCCCCAAGACAAGGTTGAGGGCATGCGCCTTGTCGCCGACTCGATCGCCCAGATGCGCCAGCGGGCCTCCCTGAACCTCGTTTTCCACCCAGTCTGTCTCGCCGGTTTATCAGCTGCCCTTGCTTCTATCTACCATTTCAGTGGTGTTTCGCGGGACTCTGGACTTGGCATGACGGTCTCGTGTGGTGTCATCATGAGCTACCTTATGGGTATCCGTTATTTGGCCAATGGCTACATTTCTTTGGCTGAACGGCTGCGCTGGAACTGGCTACGATCTGACGATGGAGAGGAGGATACCCTGCTGGCTGCCCGTCTCAACCAAGATATCATCGGAACCCTTGTTCTTCGCCTTGAACCCAACCAGACATCTAACCACAGACGAAGACGATCGCTTTCTCTCCGCGGGGGCAAAGGTGTTATTCGTGCGTGGACCACCAACCTCAACTACCGTGGAAAGGGTGTTGGAAAGGATCTGCTTCAGGAAGCTGTCCGCGTTACCAAAGAAAAGTGTGGAAAGGATGCCGAGATTGGATTCGCTCAGGAGCACGCAAACAGCGCCATGTTGCTCCCTGGCATCTTCAATGCACCCTTTCGACGTGATGAGGTTCGAGCTACCAGGGCCCTGGACGGTATCCTGTCTAACTGGGACCTCATCAGGAAGAGGAGGTAA